One Miscanthus floridulus cultivar M001 chromosome 11, ASM1932011v1, whole genome shotgun sequence DNA window includes the following coding sequences:
- the LOC136491296 gene encoding DNA-directed RNA polymerase IV subunit 1 isoform X3, which translates to MVDVSRRIDDYRQHPQFSVLASSLVSSRVSECLKSSKLYSKKTDGETSTDTSGMKWLKDAVLSKRSDNAFRSTMVGDPKIKLWEIGIPEDLASSLVVSEHVSSYNFENINLKCNLHLLAKEELFIRRNGKLMFVRKADQLEIGDIAYRPLQDGDLILINRPPSVHQHSLIAFSAKILPIHSVVSINPLCCTPFLGDFDGDCLHGYIPQSVRSRIELGELVSLHHQLLNMQDGRSLVSLTHDSLAAAHLLTSTDVFLKKCEFQQLQMLCLSVLTSVPAVIKSMNFQGSRWTGKQLFSMLLPSGMKFSCDRKLHILNGEVLTCSLGSSWLQNNTSGLFSVMFKQYGCKALDFLSSAQEVLCEFLTMRGLSVSLSDLYMFSDHYSRRKLTEGVKMALDEAEEAFRIKQILLDPINIPVLKCHDETEDVTYRQSDCIQSNPSVIRSSIMAFKDVFSDLLKMVQQHVSNDNSMMVMINAGSKGSILKYAQQTACVGLQLPASKFPFRIPSQLSCISWNRHKSLNYEAEGTNERVGGQSLYAVIRNSFIEGLNPLECLLHAISGRANFFSENADVPGTLTRKLMYHLRDIHVAYDGTVRSSYGQQIVQFSYDSGDDPVDKLGAPVGCWAACSISEAAYGALEQPVNGLEDSPLMNLQEVFKCHKATNSGDHNGLLFLSRHLKKYRYGLEYASLEVKNHLERVNFSDLVETIMIIYDGHDKIRKEGTWTTHFHISKEMMKKKRLGLRFVIEELTKEYNATRDQLNNAIPSIRISRRKCVVGDEGVKTSACCITVVALAEPNSMSQLDTIKKRVIPIILDTLLKGFLEFKDVEIQCQHDGELLVKVCMSDHCKGGRFWTTLQNACIPVMELIDWELSRPSNVADIFCSYGIDSAWKYFVESLKSATTDIGRNIRREHLLVIADSMSVTGQFHAISSQGLKQQRTRLSISSPFSEACFSRPAQSFINAAKQCSVDNLCGSLDAIAWGKEPFNGTSGPFEIMHSGKPHEPEQNESIYDFLRSPKVQNVEKNHLDTRRQSTENASVRLACKSKGSATVNGVAITIDQDFLHAKVSIWDNIIDMRTSLQNMLREYPLNGYVMESDKSKLIEALKFHPRGAEKIGVGVREIKIGLNPSHPDTRCFILLRNDDTTEDFSYHKCAHGAANSISPQLGSYLKKLYHRA; encoded by the exons ATGGTTGATGTCAGTAGGAGAATTGATGACTACCGCCAACATCCACAGTTCAGTGTTCTTGCAAGTTCACTTGTCTCGAGCAGAGTTTCAGAATGCTTAAAGTCATCCAAG TTGTACTCTAAAAAGACAGATGGGGAGACATCCACAGATACATCTGGAATGAAATGGCTTAAGGATGCTGTTCTCAGCAAAAGATCAGATAATGCTTTTAGGAGTACTATGGTCGGGGACCCAAAAATTAAGTTATGGGAAATTGGCATTCCTGAAGATTTAGCCTCAAGCTTGGTTGTTTCTGAGCACGTTAGTTCGTATaattttgaaaatataaatttgaagtGCAACCTGCACCTTCTAGCCAAGGAAGAACTATTTATTCGGCGAAATGGAAAGTTAATGTTTGTTCGGAAGGCAGATCAGCTAGAAATTGGTGACATTGCCTATAGACCATTGCAGGATGGTGATCTTATTCTCATCAACAGGCCTCCTTCAGTCCATCAACATTCACTGATTGCATTCTCTGCAAAAATTCTACCAATTCACTCTGTCGTATCAATCAATCCACTATGTTGTACACCTTTTCTGGGAGATTTTGATGGTGATTGTTTGCATGGATATATCCCACAATCTGTACGATCAAGAATTGAGCTTGGAGAGCTGGTAAGCTTACACCACCAGCTGTTGAATATGCAAGATGGTCGAAGTTTGGTGTCACTAACACATGACTCTCTAGCTGCTGCACATCTGTTAACAAGTACAGATGTTTTTCTGAAGAAATGTGAATTTCAGCAGCTTCAAATGCTATGCCTTTCAGTATTAACATCAGTACCAGCAGTTATTAAATCTATGAATTTTCAAGGTTCTCGGTGGACTGGTAAACAACTTTTCAGCATGCTTCTTCCTTCAGGCATGAAGTTCAGTTGTGATAGGAAGTTACACATCTTAAACGGTGAAGTGCTTACCTGCTCACTGGGGTCTTCTTGGCTGCAAAATAACACATCTGGTCTTTTCTCTGTCATGTTCAAACAGTATGGTTGCAAGGCACTTGACTTCCTTTCTTCTGCACAAGAAGTATTATGTGAGTTCTTAACCATGAGGGGCTTGAGTGTCTCTCTTTCAGATCTCTACATGTTCTCAGACCATTACTCAAGGAGAAAACTAACCGAGGGAGTTAAGATGGCACTGGATGAAGCGGAGGAAGCTTTCCGAATCAAGCAAATATTGCTAGATCCAATTAACATACCAGTTCTAAAGTGTCACGATGAAACTGAAGATGTAACTTACAGACAATCTGATTGTATCCAGAGCAATCCATCAGTTATCAGATCTTCAATCATGGCATTTAAAGATGTCTTCAGTGATCTATTAAAAATGGTGCAACAACATGTTAGTAATGATAATTCAATGATGGTGATGATTAATGCAGGAAGCAAGGGTAGCATATTGAAATATGCTCAACAAACTGCATGTGTTGGTCTTCAACTTCCAGCAAGCAAATTTCCCTTCAGAATTCCTTCTCAACTCTCATGTATTAGCTGGAATAGACATAAATCATTGAACTATGAAGCTGAGGGTACTAATGAACGTGTGGGAGGTCAAAGCCTTTATGCTGTGATCAGGAATTCCTTCATTGAGGGTTTAAATCCATTGGAATGTCTTCTGCATGCTATATCTGGCAGGGCGAACTTCTTTAGCGAAAATGCTGATGTGCCAGGGACATTGACAAGAAAATTAATGTATCACTTGAGAGATATACACGTTGCTTATGATGGAACTGTTAGAAGTTCTTACGGGCAGCAAATAGTTCAATTCTCTTATGATAGTGGTGATGATCCGGTAGATAAACTCGGCGCCCCAGTAGGTTGTTGGGCAGCTTGTTCCATTTCAGAAGCTGCATATGGAGCTTTGGAACAGCCAGTTAATGGTTTAGAGGACTCCCCTCTCATGAATCTACAA GAAGTATTTAAGTGTCACAAGGCTACAAATTCGGGGGACCATAATGGTTTGCTTTTCCTGTCGAGACATTTGAAGAAGTATAGATATGGTCTGGAATATGCATCCCTAGAAGTTAAAAACCATCTTGAGCGAGTGAACTTCTCTGATTTGGTTGAAACAATCATGATTAT ATATGATGGACACGACAAAATAAGAAAAGAAGGAACTTGGACCACCCATTTTCATATAAGCAAG GAAATGATGAAGAAAAAAAGATTAGGATTGAGATTTGTTATAGAAGAACTTACAAAAGAGTATAACGCCACCAGAGATCAGCTAAACAATGCAATCCCATCAATTCGTATCTCAAGGAG AAAATGTGTGGTAGGTGATGAGGGTGTTAAAACTTCAGCATGCTGCATCACTGTCGTAGCACTAGCTGAACCTAACTCCATGTCTCAGTTGGACACTATCAAGAAAAGGGTGATTCCAATCATACTGGATACACTGCTGAAAG GTTTTTTGGAATTTAAGGATGTTGAGATCCAGTGTCAACATGATGGTGAACTTCTTGTGAAAGTTTGTATGTCTGACCATTGCAAAGGTGGGAGGTTCTGGACTACTCTACAAAATGCTTGCATTCCAGTAATGGAGTTGATTGACTGGGAGCTGAGTCGACCAAGCAACGTAGCTGATATTTTCTGTTCATATGGCATAGACTCAGCGTGGAAATACTTTGTTGAA TCTTTGAAATCAGCAACTACTGATATTGGGAGGAATATTCGTCGGGAGCACTTGCTGGTTATTGCAGATAGCATGTCTGTAACTGGTCAGTTCCATGCAATAAGCAGTCAAGGTTTAAAGCAGCAGCGCACTCGTTTATCAATCTCGTCTCCATTTTCTGAAGCATGTTTTTCT AGGCCTGCACAAAGTTTTATAAATGCTGCAAAGCAATGTTCAGTGGACAATCTGTGTGGAAGTCTAGATGCAATTGCTTGGGGCAAAGAGCCTTTCAATGGGACGTCAGGGCCTTTTGAAATTATGCATTCGGGAAAG CCACATGAACCAGAACAAAACGAGAGCATCTATGATTTCCTACGCAGCCCTAAAGTTCAGAATGTTGAAAAGAATCATTTGGATACCCGTAGACAAAGTACTGAAAATGCTTCCGTCAGGTTAGCATGCAAGTCTAAAGGCAGTGCGACTGTCAATGGTGTTGCCATAACTATCGACCAGGACTTTCTTCATGCTAAAGTCAGTATATGGGATAACATTATTGATATGCGCACTTCCTTACAGAACATGCTAAGAGA GTACCCGTTAAATGGATATGTGATGGAGTCAGATAAATCAAAGTTAATTGAGGCCCTGAAATTTCATCCCAGAGGGGCTGAAAAGATCGGTGTTGGAGTAAGAGAAATTAAG ATCGGGTTGAATCCTAGTCACCCGGATACAAGGTGCTTCATTTTGCTGAGGAACGATGATACCACTGAAGACTTTTCTTACCACAAGTGTGCTCATGGTGCTGCAAATTCTATCTCACCTCAACTCGGAAGTTATTTGAAGAAACTATATCATAGAGCATAA